The DNA sequence CCAGTGTATAATGTGAGAATATTATACATGTTGGGATTCAATTTGAACCAAGCAGCACATTTAAATCTCCGCTTATCGGCTAGAAACTTATTGCATTACACTTACTTAAATGGGAACGAAACTCAATATTGAACCCATTTCTAAATGTGTTCACCTCTCACatgataacataacataacataagctGACATACCACAATGTTTAAGGTGTTCATCAGATGTACATTATATAAGAATCGAGTTATTGATGTGTTTTACTGGCATTAAGCTCCAGGAAACCGACCAAATGTGTTACATAATAAAAGATGCAAATAATTCCATTGAAAACCTTCACCACATTACCGGATAACTTTGGgatcattttgtttttgtttttttaattggtccatTATTGAGCAAGAATACTGCAGCCTAAATCTGCAAAACAAGTATGACTTTGTCTGACAAGCTTTGCTCTAACCAAGTCTGGCCAAGGAGAAGTCTAGCCCTGTCTCGTGAGAGCTGAGAGACTATTGAGCAGTGAACGATGGAAAAGTGAGGGAGGATTTGAGAACGGAGTAAGGGCAGGACTAGCAGTAACCTGCTAACTAAAACCACCGAGCTTAAGATCACAGTTCTCCTTTACgatgggtgcctgtgtgtgcatgcatctgttTGATGTCGCGTCaacaacagagggagagaggaatggagggCTCGCACCGCTTCCCCACTGCGGCCCTGGAGTCCAGCTCCAGCTTCAGGTCCTCCAGCTCCAGAGACAGCTGGTTCCCCAGGAGGTTGCTGTGGGCCGAGGCCTCCTCCGCCTGCTCCGCCCTCAGCTCAGCAGCCCTGCAGAGGACAACACAGGCCGGGCGGGACACTCATCAGACCACGGCCAGGGTTGGACTCGCATCCTCATCTCCATTCAGCTCGTTGAGAGCCCATTTATTTCAGACGAGTCTCCTTTACACATTGACAATGTTTCACACATGATTTGAGTGCTGGGAAACTGCTCAGGAAGGTCCAGTCTTTTCACCAAGACTGGCCTGAAAGAAATCCATTTCAATGGgctattttgttttgcaagagAATATCGTGAAGCTGTCATTGGTCCGCGGTGCGCTTCTGTCCAAACCTTTATTACCCCTTTTCATTAGACTTATATAGTTCTAGGAACGAACAAATCATAAAGAATCAAGCTGCTGAGAACTGTAGCCATACTCTTCGTGCAAGGTGATGCGTCTCATACACAAGAGGATACAGTTTAGTGTATTCTTTTAGGATAATATTCCTTTGTCAACATGACAGATTCTCGCTTCAAAGAGCAGCCCCGCttgttggcgggggggggggggggggggtgctcgcTATGGCCCGACCTGAGATGGTCCATGTTGGGGGCGGCCCGGCATTTCTCTGCGCATTAAAACTGTTAGTGGGACACTAGTCAGCGGCACGTTTCAACTCGGCACGGCCAAAAGTGCTAATGGAAAGAACGCTGTCGATTACCTTAGTTCCACGGCCTGGGCgtccagctccgcctccaggctgAGGATCTGCTCGGTCAACGCGGACACATTACGGCTCTTAACCCCCACACTGGACCCCATCTGGGTGAGGGATAAACACATAGTCACGATCCAACACCTGCGTTGGCTTGTTAAGATATTTGATTGAGAACTGGAatcattcaaatgacattttttaAGTTCTGCCTGCTATTTCAAAGTCAGATAGAAAACCTAGAGAAATGAATCAGCAAATAATGGCTAATGTGTACATAAACATTGAAGTCAAGGTCCGATTACAATTTTACCGAATGGATGCACAACACACTGATGGCTTACAATGGCACACAGTCGGTACAAATCAGCTGGCCAACATAACCATCCCACAGGAGGTTTAAACCAGCTAGTTACAAAGGCTTCACCTTGGACCTTGAGGAGGACAGCTCATACTGAGACGACTCCGGGTCAGGCATGAgttggacggacagacaggcattCTCCTGTCGCACACAGCCCAGCTTCTTCCGGAAGGGGGTCGCCTCCATCTGCCCCGCGGCCCTGACCGGGGCTGACTGCTGGTGGGCTGGGGGGCCACAGGACCCCTGAGGAGAGAGACATAAGGATGAGTGATACAAGGAAGGATGGTGAAGCGGCCTGCATGTTAGACTCCCAGCCAAAACGTTGGTGGTTCAATTCCCGATTTTCACAGTCTACCTGCAGGGAAGTCTTAGTTAGATACTTAATGAATTACATTCatagtaagtcgctttggataaaagggtcaCCTACATCACACATTCTTATGCACCTACTCTTCTTTGAAGACGACATTTCACTCCTGATAAGTGGAATTATATATGAAACCATACATGCATAGCACATTTCTCGAATACAACCTGAAAAGCATGCTGCATGAGTGCATCACATTTTCTGTCCGTTGATTCAActtcataaaaaataaacacaagatGTAGATTAGCagtaaaaatgtattcaaacactATCCTTTTCTCACCACTGTGGTCCCTTCAGGGGCTTCATgaagaataacacacacacacacacacacacacacacacacacacacacacactatcatcaGCATAGCGTGTCGAGAGCTCTTCAAAAACATTGGGGTCATGGAAGGCAGTGAAAATTGTGACTGGCCCGTTTCATACAAACACTGATGCAGACACTCATTGAGAACATCTTGTGACTGCTCGACAAAGCAGGTCTCCAGTTAACAGGCAATTTGTAATTCCTCTGATATACTGTCACACTTTTTTGTTGCCGATTTTAATTAAGCGGCTTGTCCTTTCGAAATGTATCCATGTGACAATTATAAATTAATTATATCACTGCATATCACGGAAGGAAGCTAATGGGTCAAATGTTCTTCAAATTAACGGAACCTCAGACTTCGAAGGCAGTGAGACATAGGCTACTCCAACCTGAGCTTTTGGCGATGGGGGGCGACTTCCAGCAGCACACCGACCCGCTGTCACACCGTTCGGCCTCTCCCGCCCGCTGCAGCTGGACTGGCGCCGTTGGGAATCTGGTGGTCTCTGTAAATCTTCTAAGGTCAAGCGACCTGGAAATCCGAAGGATGGACTATGCTGCAGAGAGCTATCCCTGGCATgtcgttctgattggctgtagtaAAAGTTAAAGCACACAAATGAAGGTGTGCTGATGACGAGCATACACAAGGGTGAGCCTCCTCACTAGAAATTATCAGTAGGACGGATGAATATAAACAGAACCAAACGGGGCTGAACAAGGGGCAGCGGCAGAAGCCAGCACTGGATTCTTGAGGTTATAATTCAAATAGGGCATATTTACTAACCTCGATTGTTCTCCCACACTTTGCAGACTGATCTCAGTAAATCTGAGTCGAGTCCTTAAATGAATTACATCTTCAATGAGTTTTGTTACATCATCGAGAAAGCCCCATCCAACCTCCAACTTAAAAACCACAATGTTACTTGTCCCCAAGTAACGTTGCAACAGAAGCCAGTTCGAGTGAGGTGTAAAACAAGTATATAAGTAAGTATATTAGGTTTAAAAACGTGACATGACCTCCACACACTCGATGTAAACAAAGCTCATCGCCGCATCCACAGGTAGCTATCGAGGACGTTTGAAAGAAAAGCATTGGTTTGTAACCAACATCGAGTAATGACGAGCACCGACAAAattctgttttgaaaaaaaatcttaaacatttaacatttcGAAATAATGGTGCATCGCAACCACTACTGGCAACTGTAAAGTtttcatgtacacacaaccGACTCTTCCTGTGATTCCCAACAAGGCACTTCGGGATTGGTCAATATACAACAGCTCAGTATATGATTGGTCCATAGAAAACGGCTCGGAATATTATTGGCTCAGCGACGTGACCGCCGGCAGCCGGGAGAACAGCGCTTTCAAACACAGCGAATGAGAAGCTTCATCCAGACTCAATACAACTCAGTTTGTAATATCTgaatttattttctctttgtaCGCCAATAAAGTACTACATGTAACAAACCGACGCAGTTGGACTCAAAGTAGTTGAAGAAACGTTTTCGTTGGCCATCAAACCCTTTTGTGTGCACAGTGGCGGGTCAAAGGCAATACTTCATGTACATTTAGTCAGTCATAATGTCTAACACAATGAAATCCCCCAAAGTGTTCAGGGTATCGAAAGATCACCAAACAAGTCTACTTCATTCCATTGTATAAAACGCACTGATTATAGACAAATGGGACCAATCAATGTGTGTCTGTTATCAAAACTATAAACCTGTCACCTGATACAAAAATACAGACGCTCAAGTGAGCGTTTCGATCCTGAGTTGAGAATGATTcgtaaaatacaaaataacttTTTCAGAGCGGTAAAATAAACACCTGTCTAACAGAAAAAAGCCAGTGCCATAAAACGGATGCAAAGGCAGATGAACACATTCAATAAAAACGATTATATTCTGAAGAGAGGCTGAAGAACACGAGCTTTAAACCCATGATTGAAGGTATTCAAATTAACGGACCATCCCACACTTGAAAAATATCACTTTTTAACTTCTCAAACTATGAAAGCCAAGCCAATGTTTATGCTTTCAGGTATAAAACAGGTGAAGCCCTTTTTTTTTGGGAAGAACATTCAACGAAAAAAAAGTTTGAGCAAATTGATGTGACACCTTTAGATGGAAATAATACTGTTTTATTAAGAGATGCCAGTCTTCAGAATATGACACTAATGCTAAAAGGATTGGGAGACAAAAGTTCTTCCCAGCAATaaaattgaaatatatatataaaaaaattaaattagaaTTACTGCCTTGAATGAACAGAGTATATGAAAGCAGAATGAACGAGATGATAGACAAGTGGAAAATGATATGTGCAATTGAATCCAAGAAGAAAAATCACAGAAAGCCAGATTAAAACACAGGAGTAGAAAAACTAATAGTATAcctttatataaaataataccaGGTTTGCAGCAACAGAACAATTCTGTTTCACATTCCACATGAACTTGATTATTCACCAAAAGGACCACTTTTAAACACAAATCAATGGACAAACAGTGTTAGTTCTGCCCAAGGAATTATTCACTGCTAGGAGTCTGTAGAAGGGAACTTTGGTGATAAACCCCcattactttttttaaatttggtATGAAATAAATGTTCTCAAGCACTGATCACTTCTTACTGCACATAGGTGTCAGAACCGGTACAATCGTGCATCACACATTTTGTTGATTAAACCACAATTTCCTTagtttgtttttacatttctgaaataCCATCAAACAATTTCTGCTTTCAAACAAACCTGGAATTGAACCTTTGATAAAAGAAATAGAAATGAAATCAAAGCAGCTGTGGCGGCTTTAGAAAAAATAATGCAGAATACACACAGGGAGAGTAAATGGTTCAGTGACCGGCATAGTGCAGTGTTAGGATATTTGGCTAAATGTTGCTATTGTCTGGTATTCAACGAGCACTCAGTGTATAGAAACAAAATGGGATTCACCGTCAGAGACATTGGCAAACCAAGGCTTTGTGACACGTAGCCTGATCTCCGCGGATCACCCCATGATGCGCGTCTACGGGCGTGTTACAGTCAGCGTTACTGCCAGACCCCTTTCTCCCGTCGGAGCACCACCAAAACAAGAatttaaaaaaagggaaaatgtGATGCTTTGAGGCGAGTCGTGTTTGAGAACACAACCTATGGTGTTGGCGCTGGTAACGATGGATCAGGTGAGGCTGCGTAGGGGCGGAGCCTAGGAGGCGGTGACACCCTCCCACTCCACAAGGTACTGGACCTTGCCGTCGAGGGTGACGCGCCGCGCCAACACCCGGTACTTCTCCCCGCAGGCCAGACGCCCGGCCGCTCCGAAGTAGCTGCTGATGGAGCTCTTGAGGGTGGAGATCTGGCCGTGGGCGCCCAGGCCGTGCACTATGTCTGTGGAGGGCAGCCCCGGCTGGAGCCCGGAGGGCTCcgtggcgggggtggtggtggtggtggcggccgtGGGCTGGCGCGCCGGGGGCAGGATCTCTGGGTTCGGGGGCTGCAGGGCCCGCCGCGGTCGTCCTCGTTTCCTCTTGACGGGCGGCTGGGTGACGGGCATCATCGGGGCCATGGCGTGTTGCTTCTTTAAGCTACAGAGGCTGGTAGGAGGACAAATGCAGAAGCAAAATAAAACCTTGAATTTCTGCATCAAAGAAAATAAAGTTGCGTTTTATACGGTAGTTCCATTGACCTTTGATATGCTGTGCTCTGTTAAAACAACATGACTCTATTTTTTGGGTCGCACTACGACCTGAGGttgttattttgtttacttTGGTCTTCTGACTGACCTGGACTGCCTTGAGAGGCTGGTTGAGGTAGTTTCCGAGGTGCTCAGGGCACTGATCGATTCCACGTCTGAGGTTTGAGCGGATGGCAGAGAACGATCACTCCTGgtgaagagaaaagggaggggaCTCCGGTTAAGTCCTGCTGTAGCTGAATCGCAACATCAATATCAGCAGCCAGACCATAGCAAGACACGCTGGTAGCGGTACTGGCTCAAGACTCATTCTCTGTACTCACTTGCTTGAGGTTAAAAGATCCATGGAATGAGAATCCATCAGTTGAGGCTTCCTCAGCTCCTGTGATGCAAGTCACGTGACACAGTGAGTGCATTTACTATGCAAATACGCAGACCTACAATAGGGAGTTATGCACACAGCCGGTAGTTTCCTAATCTTTCTAGCCATATTTGTGCATTAGACTAAAAATAGAGCACAAAAGGTCAGAGACACAGGTTGACTTTAACCCAGGACATCCCAGTGGTGCTAAATCCCAAACGGTTCTGTGGCTTCCCAGCTAGTTGGTGTGGCTCCAGGAGATTAGCCACCTCACACACACGACCCACCCCCCCAGACACGCCCACCCGTACCTGGGAGAGGAGCTCAGTGGAATGGCGTAGCTTAGCGAGGGTCTCTGCGGACTGTGCGCcctgcttcctcttcctcttcttcacgGTCCCATTGGTCACTGCGCTGGAGGtccaaacacaaaataaatctcTTTGTTCTGTTGAATCATTAAAAAATGTTGAGCAGCAATTGTATGGTAATTTAATGCAAAAACatgaaggcacagtgttgagaTTATATGCATCCTGGTAGGTGACGCCCGTTTATGGCAGTGGACTCCTGTAATGGAACGGTCGCTTAGCAACAAAACAGTGGAGCTTGTTGACATAGATTGTTTGTAGGTTTTTTATTAGCCCAAACCTATCTACCACGAGAGCCTGTAAAAGGGCTAACAGGAAGAAGCAGGATATAGAAGGAATAGTCCTGAATAAAGTTGGCAGAATTTTGAAAAGGTTTGTTTCTAAACTGGCTTGGCTGATGAGAACAGACCACAGCCCACCATGACCATCTTCACAAAGAAACCCTAACAGCGCTACcttcataataaaaaataataatatatttaatttgtagcAATGATACCAGAGGTAATAATGAGGTATTGatgtatcataataataataatgttttaatCACGCCTGAGTAAGTAACCAAAGTATTTTTTGTAAGAACTGATACCTCGTTGAAATTTGGCCCAATCTATCGCAGATTTCCATTTAGCTGCTTTTATCCAGAAGCGTCTCGCATTGAAGCTACATTCCGGTAGCCACCTGGCTCAAGGAGGCCCCAAGGCCAGCAGCAGACACTGGGCATATAACCCAATTCCTCTTGAGTGACACTAGAGACACACCACAGACCCAACAGTACCTGGTGTTGAGGAGGGGTTTGGAGGACTTGCGCCCCTTGATGATGATCTCGTGAGAGGCCCTCTCCGGGACCCGGTTGGTGGGCTCCTCGGAGCTGGGCGGAGCCGGAGGGAAACGGATTCGCAGTCCAAACAGGTGCTTCTTCTTCTTGATCTCCTTCCCAGACATGAACCTGGGGAACCCGGAGACAGGGCAGGGGTGAAGAGAGCAGGCGGTTGGGTTAGTCAGAATGGAGCTGGGCAAGAAATCGAAGGGAAAACGTGGGAATTACTAAAACAAGATAATATGGGCTTTATTACCCAGCTTCTTACAGTTGACAAAATAAGATCATTTGAATTAATTAAAGACTTGTTTTGATCATATTCAGTATTGTAAACATATCACCATGCAAACAAAAGTGATTCGTCAACAAAACATACCTGCTGCTGTTCTTGTTCAGCGCTTCCAAGATGTGTTCGTAGCGCTGTGTTCGTAGTGTGTTGGCGAGCTGTACGGACAACACAGAGGACATGAGGAATCGATCGTGCAGAATGTAGTTAAGACAGGAAGGGTCAAAACATCGCCCCCACCTCGCCCAGCTGTAGGAGGTCCCAGTTGTCGTTGATGTAGGTCATAAGCTCTATCTCCGAGTCAAAGTACTTCTTCTTGTGGATAATGCTGAGATTATACAGACTCAAGTGGGCCACATCCTCCCTGAGGAACAAATGTAGAACTCAGAAATGCATAATGTATGACATTTCGTTTCGTCAAAGACTGCTCGAGTCCTGTGGGCTATTGCCAGCCCGCTCCAACATTCAAGTCAACACAAACGCCTCAGCGTAGCTCACCATCGCAGGGGAAGCCGCCGGAGGTGCTCGGGTCCACAGTTGCAAACTGAGCAAATGAACAGGTAGAACCTGAAAATAGGAAAACAGCAGTTTATTTCAAAAGGGACCGTATACACTATGCAAAATAAGAATACTATTAAATGTGCATCTCTCAGCATACACAATTCTTATTCGAGTTAGAGGAGCTACTTCTATCATAAGTGCACAAAGCCGACATTCATACCTGTCTCCCGAGAGCATTGGCATCTGGAAGCACTGCAGACACGTCTCGTGGAACCACTGCTGACAGCGGTTACACTGGAGCATCTTCAGGTACCACCTGCCAGGAAGAGAGGCGGTGAATACACAAGGAGGGCCTCGAGCTACACATGCACGTTAAGGTCACCGACAGCCTGGTAGAACATGCCATCCACACTGCCAGGGTGTGGAGTTCGATCCCCAGCCTGTGATAGGAATGCATGAACAACCCAACGGGTCATGTATTCAATATCCATAAACCATAATAGCCATTAGCCATAATAGTACACAAATAACTTGCAATTGTAGAATGATTATGTGAATACTTTTTGGATGGGAAATGAATATCAGATCCATATTAGAGCAAGAATGGCAAGTGTGCCTGCAATGAGGGCTCATGAACAAGCCATGACGTTCATTCATAATTTATCATAGAGCAGATGGTTTTATCCAAAGAACCATATCCAACCAAACACATACAAGTAAGGGGAAGGTAAGAGGGTTAGACATCTTGCTCACTGATGCCTATGGCTAGGCTCGGGGGGGTCACTCACTCTCCAGGGGCTCCGCAGTAGCAGTAGCTCTGCTGGACATTGGTCTTGTGGCCCTGGTCCCACAGCAGGTCGTCCAGGTGGTAGGGGAAGTACAGCTGCCACTCGCCCTGCTGGGGCAGCTGCAGGGCTTTGGTGCTGCAGCCCTTCTTCTGGGCACTGCCCCTctgaaacaaatacacacacattgtaagTAGTGTGTACTGGAGGTTTGGAGATTGATCCCAGTACATTGGTTATTATATTGGGTTGGGTTCAACTATGGCATGCAGCCCGTTAAATTACCATGCATTTGTGTGGTGTTTTGGTTTTTCCCCTTTCTGTTTTTTCTCTCCCCGTCCTACATTTCAGGACTACAAATATGGATTgattggtggaggcttgccaACGAGGGAGCGTTCAATACGCTCAGAGTTTCCGGGAGGTTCGGACCTTAAGCTCTGAGGAGTTTTCGCTCTGAGTTTCGTGCAGAAGTTAAGCTTCCGGAGTCCTCCGAGATCACGTCCCCATGGGGTGTGCCCATTTCATTGATAGACTAAAGTGAACATGCAACAAGCACTAAGAGGCGAACTTAAcacccattctaacatttgcataACGATACATCATAGCTTACAATTACAAATATCACCTGATCAATTCTCGCCCAACCATCGCAAGTATTTCTAATAACTGATTCAGTTTCTACGGTTTTATGTCAGCCTACAAACTTCTGAGGGGCGTTTCCTGAACACTTATTTCGGAAGAAGGGAAGATGTACGTAAAGACACACAAGAGCTTCCGAACCGGCGAGctgttttgaaggcggcatCAGCCACCAGTTAAAGGCCTCACCAGTTCCACCTGGTCTCTGGAATGATCAATCAAGCTCATGATTGTTCCATACCAGCACTATTTGTGTCCCTTCCTGTAAGCTGTGTTTTGTGCGGTTTGTTAGCACTGTGGCCATTGGTCACTTTGTTTTGCTTCTACCTTGCCCATGGCTCAGCCAATGGGAAGCTGGTAGGGATGGGTGTTGGGTGGCCTTTTATTTGGTGCCCAATTCTCTCCTGTTTTTGCAGGTTAGGGAGCTAAGCATACCCTTTGTTTTTCGttgtacaatatatatatatatatatatacacacacacaatacattttgCAAGTCTGTTTATTATTTGGGCCCAGGCTAAACCTGATGTATAGCTTATTTTGGCCTTGATATTCTTTTGATACAATAAACCTTTTGTTTACTCCTGAAACCAAGATTCTTTACTGTTTTGAGTTGGCTTTATGTTACTCCGTCTATCCACTAGAGTAGAGGGTCATAACACAGCCATTTTCCCACCCATCTCTGTCATAAAGAGGGCCAGCTGTGACCAATCATCTATGGAACCTACAATTTCAAACAAGCCAATCTCCAGCCATTGGCTCCTTGCAATTAAAACTTTGTCAAAGCTGAGAATAAACAAATACTGTGATAGTGTGTGCCTCATGCAGAACCAAAGGAcacttaaataaacaaaacatagcgATATTGTTAGACAAAAAGGTGACCACGtgctagggctgtcactttttattcgaagttcgaatattcgttcgaaggtggggtgaaaagtttgaattcgaagtgtaattctccattcgaactgtaaaaatgcgctataaagaagagagcggcgagtggcttttcctcaataaagcggccctcctggatccccgcttctcccggttagtccacctttaccctgcacagaaacatctcgtgactgaaagcctctcacacgagctcattgaaacggagaccgacactgatcgcacacgacagggagaaaagtccgctgctgcgctgggcgcgatgggcagcctgtttggggacttatacagcacggctgacagaagcagctgcagcggtaacggagagctgcgagactacttgtaattttctttccgtaaggaataaaaagagcagcatgccgtgttggaggtcggcctcacagattgttcgtttatataggctgtgtgtgccatggacgacatgcgctccgcatatcgcgctccgagcagttat is a window from the Gadus chalcogrammus isolate NIFS_2021 chromosome 8, NIFS_Gcha_1.0, whole genome shotgun sequence genome containing:
- the mtf2 gene encoding metal-response element-binding transcription factor 2 isoform X2, producing MKLFHCSGDTASGGDRMRDSVTVDHSPAQQRAHSQRQQQAAPLSPASLSGGEDYGEDSMLADRFKEGQDVLARWSDGLFYLGTITKIDRDKQRCFVVFEDRSKSWVLWTNIQTDEDDDEDDDEDDIVCSICQNESSEEPNEIVICDKCGQGYHQLCHSPIIDATVIDSDDKWLCRECELSATPQRGSAQKKGCSTKALQLPQQGEWQLYFPYHLDDLLWDQGHKTNVQQSYCYCGAPGEWYLKMLQCNRCQQWFHETCLQCFQMPMLSGDRFYLFICSVCNCGPEHLRRLPLRWEDVAHLSLYNLSIIHKKKYFDSEIELMTYINDNWDLLQLGELANTLRTQRYEHILEALNKNSSRFMSGKEIKKKKHLFGLRIRFPPAPPSSEEPTNRVPERASHEIIIKGRKSSKPLLNTSAVTNGTVKKRKRKQGAQSAETLAKLRHSTELLSQELRKPQLMDSHSMDLLTSSKSDRSLPSAQTSDVESISALSTSETTSTSLSRQSSLCSLKKQHAMAPMMPVTQPPVKRKRGRPRRALQPPNPEILPPARQPTAATTTTTPATEPSGLQPGLPSTDIVHGLGAHGQISTLKSSISSYFGAAGRLACGEKYRVLARRVTLDGKVQYLVEWEGVTAS
- the mtf2 gene encoding metal-response element-binding transcription factor 2 isoform X1; the encoded protein is MKLFHCSGDTASGGDRMRDSVTVDHSPAQQRAHSQRQQQAAPLSPASLSGGEDYGEDSMLADRFKEGQDVLARWSDGLFYLGTITKIDRDKQRCFVVFEDRSKSWVLWTNIQTGDEDDDEDDDEDDIVCSICQNESSEEPNEIVICDKCGQGYHQLCHSPIIDATVIDSDDKWLCRECELSATPQRGSAQKKGCSTKALQLPQQGEWQLYFPYHLDDLLWDQGHKTNVQQSYCYCGAPGEWYLKMLQCNRCQQWFHETCLQCFQMPMLSGDRFYLFICSVCNCGPEHLRRLPLRWEDVAHLSLYNLSIIHKKKYFDSEIELMTYINDNWDLLQLGELANTLRTQRYEHILEALNKNSSRFMSGKEIKKKKHLFGLRIRFPPAPPSSEEPTNRVPERASHEIIIKGRKSSKPLLNTSAVTNGTVKKRKRKQGAQSAETLAKLRHSTELLSQELRKPQLMDSHSMDLLTSSKSDRSLPSAQTSDVESISALSTSETTSTSLSRQSSLCSLKKQHAMAPMMPVTQPPVKRKRGRPRRALQPPNPEILPPARQPTAATTTTTPATEPSGLQPGLPSTDIVHGLGAHGQISTLKSSISSYFGAAGRLACGEKYRVLARRVTLDGKVQYLVEWEGVTAS